A portion of the Aphelocoma coerulescens isolate FSJ_1873_10779 chromosome 1, UR_Acoe_1.0, whole genome shotgun sequence genome contains these proteins:
- the LOC138112498 gene encoding lymphotactin-like, with translation MKLHTAAILLLFWLGIFTVHTVKGSASSQSSRKYSCATLSPRQLNIRNLVNYEKQQVPTDAIMFITAKGIRICVGANQTWVQTAIRRINERRAAKRR, from the exons ATGAAGCTCCACACTGCAGCAATCCTGCTCCTCTTCTGGCTTGGCATCTTCACTGTGCACACAGTTAAAG GAAGCGCTAGTAGTCAGTCCAGTCGCAAATACAGTTGTGCAACTCTGTCTCCAAGGCAACTGAACATCCGAAATCTTGTGAACTATGAAAAGCAACAAGTACCAACAGATGCCATCAT GTTTATCACTGCAAAAGGTATCAGGATCTGCGTAGGTGCTAATCAGACATGGGTGCAAACTGCTATAAGGAGAATAAATGAAAGACGTGCTGCCAAACGCAGATAA